The following are from one region of the Centroberyx gerrardi isolate f3 chromosome 16, fCenGer3.hap1.cur.20231027, whole genome shotgun sequence genome:
- the fhl1a gene encoding four and a half LIM domains protein 1a: protein MTDRFDCYYCRDNLHGKKYVKKDEKHVCTKCFDKLCANTCAECRRPIGADAKELHHKNRYWHEDCFRCAKCYKPLASEPFSARDDGKIMCGKCGSREDGNRCQGCYKVVMPGSQNVEYKNKVWHEECFTCFECKQPIRTQSFLTKGDDIYCAPCHDKKFAKKCFHCKQAITSGGISYQEKPWHSECFVCRTCRKPLAGERFTSHETDVYCVDCYKTDVAKKCHGCKNPITGFGHGTNVVNYEGYSWHEYCFNCKKCSLSLANKRFVINGDHIYCPDCAKKV from the exons ATGACTGACCGCTTTGACTGCTACTACTGCCGTGACAACCTGCAcgggaagaagtatgtgaagaagGACGAGAAGCACGTGTGCACCAAGTGCTTCGATAAGCTCTGTGCCAACACCTGCGCCGAGTGCCGACGCCCCATTGGTGCTGACGCCAAG GAGCTGCATCACAAGAACCGCTACTGGCATGAGGACTGTTTCCGCTGTGCCAAGTGCTATAAGCCGCTGGCAAGTGAGCCGTTCAGCGCCCGGGACGACGGCAAGATCATGTGCGGCAAGTGTGGCTCCCGTGAGGATGGCAACCGGTGCCAGGGCTGCTACAAGGTGGTCATGCCAG GATCCCAGAATGTGGAGTACAAGAACAAGGTGTGGCATGAGGAATGCTTCACCTGCTTTGAATGCAAGCAGCCAATCCGCACACAGAGCTTCCTGACCAAGGGTGATGACATCTACTGCGCTCCCTGCCATGACAAGAAGTTTGCCAAGAAGTGCTTCCACTGCAAGCAG GCCATCACCTCTGGAGGGATCAGCTACCAGGAAAAGCCCTGGCACTCCGAGTGCTTTGTGTGCCGTACCTGCCGTAAGCCGCTGGCCGGAGAACGCTTCACCTCCCATGAGACCGACGTCTACTGCGTGGACTGCTACAAGACTGATGTGGCCAAGAAGTGCCATGGCTGCAAGAACCCCATCACTG GGTTTGGCCACGGCACCAACGTGGTGAACTACGAGGGATACTCCTGGCATGAGTACTGCTTCAACTGCAAGAAGTGCAGCCTCTCCCTGGCCAACAAGCGCTTCGTCATCAACGGAGATCACATCTACTGCCCCGACTGCGCCAAGAAGGTGTGA